The following proteins are encoded in a genomic region of Mycolicibacterium rutilum:
- a CDS encoding tetratricopeptide repeat protein — translation MSRPRPPIAASMAGAVDLSALKQRPSSDGGGSAPPGGVEVTEANLENEVLVRSNQVPVVVLLWSPRSETSVQLGDALAALAGSDGGKWSLATVNVDAAPRVAQMFGVQAVPTVVALAAGQPLSSFQGMQPPEQLRRWIDSILNAVAGKLPGAGDGDEPEQVDPALAQARSHLDAGEFDAAAAAYQAILDANPNHAEAKGAVRQIAFLQRASSRAPGAIVAADAAPDDIEVAFAAADVEILQQQIGAAFDRLIGLIKRTAGDDRTKVRTRLIELFDLFDPADPEVIAGRRKLANALY, via the coding sequence GTGAGTCGTCCACGCCCTCCCATCGCGGCCTCCATGGCCGGCGCGGTTGATCTGTCAGCCCTCAAGCAGCGTCCGTCAAGTGACGGTGGCGGGTCCGCCCCGCCCGGGGGAGTCGAGGTCACCGAGGCCAACCTCGAGAACGAGGTGCTGGTCCGGTCCAACCAGGTGCCGGTCGTCGTGCTGCTGTGGTCGCCGCGCAGCGAAACCAGCGTCCAGTTGGGTGACGCGCTCGCCGCGCTGGCTGGGTCCGACGGCGGCAAGTGGTCGCTGGCCACGGTGAACGTCGACGCCGCTCCGCGGGTGGCGCAGATGTTCGGCGTGCAGGCGGTGCCGACGGTGGTGGCGCTGGCCGCCGGGCAACCGCTCTCGAGCTTCCAGGGCATGCAGCCGCCAGAGCAGTTGCGCCGCTGGATCGACTCGATACTCAACGCGGTCGCGGGCAAGCTGCCCGGCGCCGGTGACGGCGACGAACCCGAGCAGGTCGATCCCGCGCTCGCCCAAGCGCGTTCGCATCTCGACGCCGGCGAGTTCGACGCCGCCGCCGCGGCGTATCAGGCCATCCTCGACGCGAACCCCAACCACGCCGAGGCCAAGGGCGCGGTGCGCCAGATCGCATTCCTGCAGCGCGCCAGCTCGCGCGCTCCCGGCGCGATCGTCGCCGCCGACGCCGCACCCGACGACATCGAGGTGGCGTTCGCCGCCGCCGACGTCGAGATCCTGCAGCAGCAGATCGGCGCCGCGTTCGATCGGCTGATCGGTCTGATCAAGCGGACCGCGGGCGACGACCGCACCAAGGTGCGCACCCGGTTGATCGAGTTGTTCGACCTGTTCGACCCGGCGGATCCCGAAGTGATCGCGGGCCGCCGCAAGCTGGCCAACGCGCTCTACTGA
- a CDS encoding glycosyltransferase family 1 protein, with translation MKALRRFTVRAHLPDRLAALERLSINLRWSWDRPTQDLFEAIDPELWKRVGCDPVGLLGLVSPKRLDELAADESFLRRLDGLTGDLDDYLSRPLWYQQEVENGAQLPNGIAYFSMEFGVAESLPNYSGGLGILAGDHLKAASDLGLPLIAVGLLYRSGYFRQSLTADGWQHESYPSLDPQGLPLRLLTDRGGDPVLISVAMPGDNQLRARVWIAQVGRIPLLLLDSDVPENDHDLRGVTDRLYGGDQEHRIKQEILAGVGGVRAIRAFTELEDRPSPEVFHMNEGHAGFLGVERIRELIDAGLDFDTALTVVRSSTVFTTHTPVPAGIDRFPVEMVKRYFGGSTDGPSGAMSRMLPGLPLDRIVAFGEEDDPTKFNMAHMGLRLAQRANGVSQLHGRVSREMFNELWPGFDPAEVPIGSITNGVHAPTWAAPQWVELGRELLGSEDLSSAREPAAWERLHQVDPGHMWWIRSQLREQLVHDVRARLRRSWLERGASEAELGWIATAFDPDVLTIGFARRVPTYKRLTLMLRDPQRLEQLLLNPDRPIQLIVAGKSHPADEGGKALIQQVVRFADRPEVRHRIAFLPDYDMSMARQLYWGCDVWLNNPLRPLEACGTSGMKSALNGGLNLSIRDGWWDEWFDGENGWEIPTADGLADENRRDDLEAAALYDLLENSVTPKFYDRDERGVPTRWVEMVRHTLIALGPKVLASRMVRDYTEKYYAPAAQSVRRTVEPAGDGQPFGAARDLAGYRLRVQESWPKVQITDVDSYGLPDTPLLGSELTLTATVHLAGLRPDEVVVQAVLGRVDASDVLVDPATVPMTHTGTADGGNEIFSATAPLPVAGPVGYTVRVLPHHPLLAGDNELGLVTLA, from the coding sequence GTGAAAGCTCTCCGCAGGTTCACCGTCCGCGCCCACCTGCCCGACCGGCTCGCCGCGCTCGAACGGCTGTCGATCAATCTGCGGTGGTCGTGGGACCGCCCCACCCAGGACCTGTTCGAGGCGATCGATCCGGAGCTGTGGAAGCGGGTCGGCTGTGATCCTGTCGGCCTTCTCGGCCTGGTCAGCCCCAAACGGCTCGACGAGCTGGCCGCCGACGAATCGTTCCTGCGCCGGCTCGACGGCTTGACCGGCGATCTCGACGACTATCTGAGCCGGCCGCTGTGGTACCAGCAGGAAGTCGAAAACGGCGCGCAGTTGCCCAACGGCATCGCGTACTTCTCGATGGAGTTCGGCGTCGCCGAGTCGCTGCCCAACTACTCGGGCGGGCTGGGCATCCTCGCCGGCGACCACCTCAAGGCCGCCTCCGATCTCGGGCTGCCGCTGATCGCCGTCGGGCTGCTGTACCGCTCGGGGTACTTCCGGCAGTCGCTGACCGCTGACGGCTGGCAGCACGAGAGCTACCCGTCGCTCGATCCGCAGGGCCTGCCGCTGCGGCTGCTGACCGACCGCGGGGGCGACCCGGTGCTGATCTCGGTCGCGATGCCGGGCGACAACCAGTTGCGCGCACGGGTCTGGATCGCCCAGGTCGGCCGGATCCCGCTGCTACTGCTCGACTCCGACGTCCCGGAGAACGACCACGATCTGCGCGGGGTCACCGACCGGCTCTACGGCGGCGACCAGGAGCACCGCATCAAGCAGGAGATCCTCGCCGGTGTCGGCGGCGTTCGGGCGATCCGGGCGTTCACCGAACTGGAGGACAGGCCCTCGCCGGAGGTGTTCCACATGAACGAGGGCCACGCCGGCTTCCTCGGGGTGGAACGCATCCGCGAATTGATCGACGCCGGACTGGATTTCGACACCGCACTGACCGTGGTGCGGTCCTCGACGGTGTTCACCACCCACACCCCGGTGCCCGCCGGCATCGACCGGTTCCCGGTCGAGATGGTCAAACGGTACTTCGGCGGTTCCACCGACGGACCGTCGGGCGCGATGTCGCGGATGCTGCCGGGCCTGCCGCTGGACCGCATCGTCGCGTTCGGCGAGGAGGACGATCCGACCAAATTCAACATGGCGCACATGGGGCTTCGGTTGGCGCAGCGCGCCAACGGCGTCTCCCAGCTGCACGGCCGGGTGAGTCGGGAGATGTTCAACGAACTGTGGCCGGGTTTCGACCCCGCCGAGGTGCCGATCGGTTCGATCACCAACGGTGTGCACGCGCCGACCTGGGCCGCCCCGCAGTGGGTGGAACTGGGCCGCGAACTGCTGGGCAGCGAGGATCTGAGCAGCGCCCGCGAACCCGCCGCCTGGGAGCGCCTGCACCAGGTCGATCCCGGGCACATGTGGTGGATCCGGTCGCAGCTGCGTGAGCAACTGGTGCACGACGTGCGTGCGCGGCTGCGCCGCTCGTGGCTGGAACGTGGCGCGTCGGAAGCCGAACTGGGTTGGATTGCAACGGCATTCGACCCCGATGTGCTGACGATCGGGTTCGCCCGACGGGTGCCGACCTACAAGCGGCTGACCTTGATGCTGCGCGACCCGCAGCGCCTGGAACAGTTGCTGCTCAACCCGGACCGGCCGATCCAGCTGATCGTCGCGGGCAAGTCGCATCCCGCTGACGAGGGTGGCAAGGCGCTGATCCAGCAGGTGGTGCGGTTCGCCGACCGGCCCGAGGTGCGGCACCGCATCGCGTTCTTGCCCGACTACGACATGTCGATGGCGCGGCAGCTGTACTGGGGTTGCGATGTGTGGCTGAACAATCCGCTGCGGCCGCTGGAGGCGTGCGGCACGTCGGGGATGAAGAGCGCGCTCAACGGCGGGCTGAACCTGTCGATCCGCGACGGCTGGTGGGACGAGTGGTTCGACGGCGAAAACGGTTGGGAAATCCCGACCGCCGACGGGTTGGCCGACGAGAACCGCCGCGACGACCTCGAGGCCGCGGCCCTCTACGACCTGCTGGAGAACTCGGTGACACCGAAGTTCTACGACCGCGACGAGCGCGGCGTGCCCACCCGGTGGGTCGAGATGGTGCGCCACACGTTGATCGCGCTCGGACCGAAGGTGCTGGCCTCGCGGATGGTCCGCGACTACACCGAGAAGTACTACGCGCCGGCCGCGCAGTCGGTGCGCCGCACTGTCGAGCCCGCCGGCGACGGCCAACCGTTCGGGGCGGCACGGGATTTGGCGGGTTACCGGCTGCGGGTGCAGGAGTCGTGGCCGAAGGTCCAGATCACCGACGTCGACAGCTACGGACTGCCCGACACCCCGCTGCTGGGCTCGGAGCTCACGCTGACCGCGACGGTGCACCTGGCCGGGCTGCGGCCCGACGAGGTCGTCGTGCAGGCGGTGCTGGGCCGTGTCGACGCCTCCGATGTGCTGGTCGACCCCGCGACCGTCCCGATGACGCACACCGGCACCGCCGACGGCGGCAACGAGATCTTCTCGGCGACCGCGCCGCTGCCGGTTGCCGGTCCTGTCGGTTACACCGTGCGGGTGCTGCCGCATCATCCGCTGCTGGCCGGTGACAACGAGCTCGGCCTCGTCACGCTCGCGTGA
- a CDS encoding alpha-1,4-glucan--maltose-1-phosphate maltosyltransferase produces the protein MAGRIGIDDVQPVVSHGRYPAKAVVGEIVPVSATVWREGHDAVAATLVVRYHGASYPQLAADPPGLVKSVEPVPIETVVGASPRRKPQHLPMSTGRTPDVFHGAFTPDCPGLWTFRVDGWGDPLATWRKNVTAKLDAGQSEAELSNDLLVGAKLLERASTGVPRQHRYPLIEAAAQLRQPGDPFTRAGAALALEVTELLDAYPLRELVTRGEQYGIWVDRRQARFSSWYEFFPRSTGGWDAKGNPVHGTFATATKALPRIARMGFDVVYLPPIHPIGKVHRKGRNNSVTAAPNDVGSPWAIGSDEGGHDAVHPDLGTLADFDDFVAAARDEGMEVALDLALQCAPDHPWAKDHPEWFTVLPDGTIAYAENPPKKYQDIYPLNFDNDPAGLYEEVLRVVRHWIAHGVKIFRVDNPHTKPPNFWAWLIGQVKNEDPDVLFLSEAFTRPARLYGLAKLGFTQSYSYFTWRTAKWELTEFGEQIAEHADYACPNLFVNTPDILHESLQHGGPGMFAIRAVLASTMSSAWGVYSGFELYEHRPVREGSEEYLNSEKYELRPRDFDAALADGESLEPFLTRLNEIRKVHPALHELRTIKFHHVDNDALLAYSKFDPVSGDQVLVVVTLNPFGAEEGTTWLDMGALGMEPFDRFWVRDEITGDEYQWGQANYVRLEPARAVAHIFNMPQVPADQRLNLLRRE, from the coding sequence GTGGCCGGTCGTATCGGAATCGACGACGTCCAGCCTGTCGTATCGCATGGGCGGTATCCGGCCAAGGCGGTCGTCGGCGAGATCGTGCCGGTCAGCGCCACCGTTTGGCGCGAAGGCCACGACGCCGTCGCAGCCACTCTCGTCGTGCGCTATCACGGCGCCAGCTACCCCCAGCTCGCCGCGGATCCGCCCGGCCTGGTGAAGTCGGTCGAGCCGGTGCCGATCGAGACTGTGGTCGGGGCGTCGCCGCGCCGGAAGCCACAGCACCTGCCGATGTCCACCGGCCGCACCCCCGACGTCTTCCACGGCGCGTTCACCCCCGACTGCCCCGGCCTGTGGACGTTCCGGGTCGACGGGTGGGGTGACCCGCTGGCGACCTGGCGCAAGAACGTCACCGCCAAACTCGACGCCGGGCAGAGCGAAGCCGAGCTGTCCAACGACCTGCTGGTCGGCGCGAAGCTGCTCGAACGCGCCTCGACGGGCGTCCCCCGCCAGCACCGCTATCCGCTGATCGAGGCGGCCGCGCAGCTGCGCCAGCCCGGCGACCCCTTCACCAGGGCCGGCGCGGCGCTGGCCCTGGAGGTCACCGAGTTGCTCGACGCCTATCCGCTGCGTGAGCTGGTCACCCGCGGCGAGCAGTACGGCATCTGGGTCGACCGCCGGCAGGCCCGGTTCAGCTCCTGGTACGAGTTCTTCCCGCGCTCCACCGGCGGCTGGGACGCAAAGGGCAACCCGGTCCACGGCACCTTCGCGACCGCGACCAAAGCGCTGCCCCGCATCGCGCGGATGGGGTTCGACGTCGTCTACCTGCCGCCGATCCATCCGATCGGCAAGGTGCACCGCAAGGGCCGCAACAACAGCGTGACCGCGGCCCCCAACGATGTGGGCTCCCCGTGGGCGATCGGCAGCGACGAGGGCGGCCACGACGCCGTGCACCCGGATCTGGGCACCCTCGCCGACTTCGACGACTTCGTCGCCGCCGCGCGCGACGAGGGCATGGAGGTAGCGCTCGACCTCGCGCTGCAGTGTGCACCCGACCATCCGTGGGCCAAGGACCACCCGGAGTGGTTCACCGTGCTGCCCGACGGCACGATCGCCTACGCGGAGAACCCGCCGAAGAAGTATCAGGACATCTACCCGCTGAACTTCGACAACGACCCGGCGGGCCTCTACGAAGAGGTGCTGCGCGTGGTGCGGCACTGGATCGCCCACGGCGTCAAGATTTTCCGGGTCGACAATCCGCACACCAAGCCGCCGAACTTCTGGGCCTGGCTGATCGGGCAGGTGAAGAACGAAGACCCCGACGTGCTGTTCCTGTCCGAGGCGTTCACCCGCCCGGCGCGGCTCTACGGGCTGGCCAAACTCGGCTTCACGCAGTCGTATTCGTATTTCACCTGGCGCACCGCCAAGTGGGAGCTCACGGAGTTCGGCGAGCAGATCGCCGAGCACGCCGACTACGCGTGCCCGAACCTGTTCGTCAACACCCCCGACATCCTGCACGAGAGCCTGCAGCACGGCGGCCCGGGCATGTTCGCGATCCGCGCGGTGCTCGCGTCGACGATGAGTTCGGCGTGGGGGGTGTACTCGGGCTTCGAGCTCTACGAGCACCGCCCGGTGCGTGAGGGCAGCGAGGAGTACCTCAACTCCGAGAAGTACGAACTGCGCCCGCGCGACTTCGACGCCGCGCTGGCCGACGGTGAGTCGCTGGAGCCGTTCTTGACCCGGCTCAACGAGATTCGCAAGGTGCACCCCGCCCTGCACGAGCTGCGCACCATCAAGTTCCACCACGTCGACAACGACGCGCTGCTGGCGTACAGCAAGTTCGACCCGGTCTCCGGTGACCAGGTGCTGGTGGTGGTCACGCTCAACCCGTTCGGCGCCGAGGAGGGGACGACGTGGCTCGACATGGGCGCGCTCGGAATGGAGCCGTTCGACCGGTTCTGGGTGCGCGACGAGATCACCGGGGACGAATACCAGTGGGGCCAGGCCAATTACGTGCGCCTGGAACCGGCGCGGGCAGTGGCCCACATCTTCAACATGCCGCAAGTACCCGCCGACCAACGACTCAATTTGCTGCGTAGGGAGTGA
- the mce gene encoding methylmalonyl-CoA epimerase: protein MTTEHVDARPALASALVTAIDHVGIAVPDLDAAIKWYHDHLGMIVLHEEINEEQGVREAMLSVRGAAVGSAQIQLMSPLDETSTIAKFIDKRGPGLQQLAYRTSDIDALSERLRADGVRLLYDAPRRGTANSRINFIHPKDAGGVLVELVEPAADEH from the coding sequence ATGACCACTGAACACGTAGACGCACGTCCAGCGCTCGCCAGCGCCCTGGTGACGGCGATCGACCACGTGGGGATCGCGGTGCCGGACCTCGACGCCGCCATCAAGTGGTACCACGACCACCTCGGCATGATCGTGCTGCACGAGGAGATCAACGAGGAGCAGGGCGTCCGCGAGGCCATGCTCTCCGTGCGCGGCGCGGCCGTCGGCAGCGCCCAGATCCAGCTGATGTCGCCGCTGGACGAGACCTCGACCATCGCGAAGTTCATCGACAAGCGCGGGCCGGGCTTGCAGCAGTTGGCGTACCGCACCAGCGACATCGACGCGCTCAGCGAGCGCCTCCGCGCCGACGGCGTCCGCCTGCTCTACGACGCGCCGCGTCGCGGCACCGCGAACTCGCGCATCAACTTCATCCACCCCAAGGACGCCGGCGGCGTCCTCGTCGAGCTGGTCGAGCCGGCCGCCGACGAACACTAG
- a CDS encoding acetyl-CoA C-acetyltransferase yields the protein MTTSVIVAGARTPVGKLMGSLKDFSGSDLGAIAIKGALEKANVPASAVEYVIMGQVLTAGAGQMPARQAAVAAGIGWDVPSLTINKMCLSGIDAIALADQLIRAGEFDVVVAGGQESMTQAPHLLVNSRSGYKYGDVTVLDHMAYDGLHDVFTDQPMGALTEQRNDVDQFTRAEQDEFAARSHQKAAAAWKDGVFADEVVPVSIPQRKGDPLEFNEDEGIRANTTAESLAGLKPAFRKDGTITAGSASQISDGACAVVVMNKAKAEELGLTWLCEIGAHGVVAGPDSTLQSQPANAIKKAVAREGISLDKLDVLEINEAFSAVSLASTKELGVDPEKVNVNGGAIAIGHPIGMSGARITLHAALELARRGSGYAVAALCGAGGQGDALILRRP from the coding sequence ATGACGACATCGGTAATCGTTGCCGGAGCACGCACGCCCGTCGGCAAGCTCATGGGGTCGCTGAAGGACTTCTCGGGCAGCGACCTGGGTGCCATCGCGATCAAGGGTGCCCTGGAGAAGGCGAACGTGCCCGCCTCCGCGGTCGAGTACGTGATCATGGGGCAGGTGCTCACCGCCGGTGCGGGCCAGATGCCGGCCCGCCAGGCCGCCGTGGCCGCGGGCATCGGCTGGGATGTGCCGTCGCTGACGATCAACAAGATGTGCCTGTCGGGCATCGACGCGATCGCGCTGGCCGACCAACTGATCCGGGCCGGTGAGTTCGACGTCGTCGTCGCCGGTGGCCAGGAGTCGATGACCCAGGCGCCGCACCTGCTGGTCAACAGCCGGTCGGGTTACAAGTACGGCGACGTCACCGTGCTCGACCACATGGCCTACGACGGGCTGCACGACGTGTTCACCGATCAGCCGATGGGCGCGCTGACCGAGCAGCGCAACGACGTCGACCAGTTCACCCGCGCCGAGCAGGACGAGTTCGCGGCCCGGTCGCACCAGAAGGCCGCCGCGGCGTGGAAGGACGGCGTCTTCGCCGACGAGGTCGTGCCGGTGTCGATCCCGCAGCGCAAGGGCGACCCGCTGGAGTTCAACGAGGACGAGGGCATCCGGGCCAACACCACCGCCGAGTCGCTGGCGGGGCTCAAGCCCGCCTTCCGCAAGGACGGCACCATCACCGCGGGATCGGCCTCGCAGATCTCCGACGGTGCCTGTGCGGTCGTCGTGATGAACAAGGCCAAGGCTGAGGAGCTGGGCTTGACCTGGCTGTGCGAGATCGGTGCCCACGGTGTGGTCGCCGGACCCGACTCGACGCTGCAGTCGCAGCCCGCCAACGCGATCAAGAAAGCCGTTGCACGCGAGGGGATCTCGCTGGACAAGCTCGACGTGCTCGAGATCAACGAGGCGTTCTCCGCGGTGTCGCTGGCTTCGACCAAGGAGTTGGGCGTCGATCCGGAGAAGGTGAACGTCAACGGCGGTGCGATCGCGATCGGTCACCCCATCGGCATGTCCGGTGCGCGCATCACGCTGCACGCCGCCCTGGAGTTGGCCCGTCGCGGTTCGGGCTACGCGGTCGCGGCGCTGTGCGGCGCGGGCGGTCAGGGCGACGCGCTGATCCTGCGTCGGCCGTAG
- the glgB gene encoding 1,4-alpha-glucan branching protein GlgB, whose product MTQTTQASSPHLRPHTADLNRLLAGEHHDPHSILGAHEYDDHTVIRAYRPHAVEVIALVGGERHVFQHIESGLFAVALPFTGLADYRLEVQYSDGVHKVADAYRFLPTLGEVDLHLFSEGRHERLWEILGAHPRRYTTPDGVVDGVSFAVWAPNAKGVSLIGEFNHWDGNEAQLRALGSTGVWEVFWPGFEIGGLYKFRIHGADGSVSERADPMAFATEVPPKTASKVTKSEYTWEDQDWMAQRAAQNPVFEPMSTLEVHLMSWRPGLSYRELATQLTEYVVENGFTHVELMPVAEHPFGGSWGYQVTSYYAPTSRLGTPDEFRHLVDTLHQAGIGVIMDWVPAHFPKDAWALGRFDGTALYEHSDPRRGEQLDWGTYVFDFGRAEVRNFLVANALYWLQEYHIDGLRVDAVASMLYLDYSRPEGGWTPNIYGGRENLEAVQFLQEMNATVHKAAPGIVTIAEESTSWPGVTRPTNLGGLGFSMKWNMGWMNDTLEFVKRDPIHRSYHHHEITFSMLYAFSENYVLPISHDEVVHGKGTLWGRMPGDDHRKAAGLRGLLAYQWAHPGKQLLFMGQEFGQRAEWSEERGVDWYQLDENSFSTGIQRMVRDMNAIYQSRRSLWSQDTRPEGYSWIDANDSANNVLSFLRYGDDGSVLACVFNFSGSEHSRYRLGLPHVGTWHEVLNTDADIYNGSGIGNYGAVEATDEPWHGRPASAVMVLPPLAALWFEYTPED is encoded by the coding sequence ATGACGCAGACCACCCAGGCGAGCAGCCCGCATCTGCGGCCGCACACCGCCGACCTCAACCGACTGCTGGCCGGTGAGCACCACGACCCGCACTCGATTCTCGGTGCTCACGAGTACGACGACCACACGGTGATCCGCGCCTACCGGCCACACGCGGTCGAGGTGATCGCGCTCGTCGGTGGTGAGCGTCATGTGTTCCAGCACATCGAATCCGGGTTGTTCGCGGTCGCGCTGCCGTTCACCGGGCTCGCCGACTACCGGCTCGAGGTGCAGTACTCCGACGGGGTGCACAAGGTGGCCGACGCCTACCGGTTTCTGCCCACGCTCGGCGAGGTGGACCTGCACCTGTTCTCCGAGGGCAGGCACGAACGGCTGTGGGAGATCCTCGGTGCGCACCCGCGCCGCTACACCACCCCTGACGGTGTGGTCGACGGGGTGTCGTTCGCGGTGTGGGCGCCGAACGCCAAGGGCGTCAGCCTGATCGGCGAGTTCAACCACTGGGACGGCAACGAAGCTCAACTACGGGCGCTGGGCTCGACCGGTGTGTGGGAGGTGTTCTGGCCCGGCTTCGAGATCGGCGGGCTCTACAAGTTCCGCATCCACGGCGCCGACGGCTCGGTCAGCGAGCGCGCCGACCCGATGGCGTTCGCGACCGAGGTCCCGCCGAAGACCGCGTCGAAGGTGACCAAGAGCGAGTACACCTGGGAGGACCAGGACTGGATGGCGCAGCGCGCCGCCCAGAACCCGGTGTTCGAGCCGATGAGCACGCTCGAGGTGCACCTGATGTCGTGGCGGCCCGGGCTGAGCTACCGCGAACTGGCCACGCAGTTGACCGAATACGTCGTCGAGAACGGCTTCACCCACGTCGAGTTGATGCCGGTCGCCGAGCATCCGTTCGGCGGCTCCTGGGGCTACCAGGTGACGTCGTACTACGCGCCGACGTCCCGGCTCGGCACGCCCGACGAGTTCCGGCACCTGGTCGACACGCTGCACCAGGCCGGCATCGGCGTGATCATGGACTGGGTGCCCGCCCACTTCCCCAAGGACGCGTGGGCGCTCGGCCGCTTCGACGGGACCGCGCTCTACGAGCACTCCGATCCACGCCGCGGCGAGCAATTGGACTGGGGCACCTACGTGTTCGACTTCGGCCGGGCCGAGGTGCGCAACTTCCTGGTCGCCAACGCCCTGTACTGGTTGCAGGAGTACCACATCGACGGCCTGCGGGTCGACGCGGTCGCTTCGATGCTCTACCTCGACTATTCGCGGCCCGAGGGCGGCTGGACACCGAACATCTACGGTGGCCGCGAGAACCTCGAGGCCGTGCAGTTCCTGCAGGAGATGAACGCGACCGTGCACAAGGCCGCGCCCGGCATCGTGACGATCGCCGAGGAGTCCACCTCGTGGCCCGGCGTGACGCGGCCGACGAACCTTGGCGGCCTTGGTTTCTCGATGAAGTGGAACATGGGCTGGATGAACGACACGCTTGAGTTCGTCAAGCGTGACCCGATCCACCGCAGCTATCACCACCACGAGATCACGTTCTCGATGCTGTACGCGTTCAGCGAGAACTACGTGCTGCCCATCAGCCACGACGAGGTCGTGCACGGCAAGGGCACGCTGTGGGGCCGGATGCCCGGTGACGATCACCGCAAGGCCGCCGGGCTGCGCGGGCTGCTGGCCTACCAGTGGGCGCACCCCGGCAAGCAGCTGCTGTTCATGGGCCAGGAGTTCGGCCAGCGCGCCGAGTGGTCCGAGGAACGCGGCGTCGACTGGTATCAGCTCGACGAGAACAGCTTTTCGACCGGTATCCAGCGGATGGTGCGCGACATGAACGCCATCTACCAGAGCAGGCGCTCGCTGTGGTCGCAGGACACCCGGCCCGAGGGCTACTCGTGGATCGACGCCAACGACTCGGCCAACAACGTGCTGAGCTTCCTGCGCTACGGCGACGACGGGTCCGTCCTCGCGTGCGTGTTCAATTTCTCGGGTTCAGAGCACAGCCGCTACCGGCTGGGTCTGCCGCACGTCGGCACCTGGCACGAGGTGCTCAACACCGATGCCGACATCTACAACGGGTCGGGCATCGGCAACTACGGTGCCGTCGAGGCGACCGACGAGCCGTGGCACGGTCGGCCCGCATCCGCGGTCATGGTGCTGCCGCCGCTGGCCGCGCTGTGGTTCGAGTACACACCCGAGGACTAG
- the nucS gene encoding endonuclease NucS yields the protein MRLVIAQCTVDYVGRLTAHLPSARRLLLIKADGSVSVHADDRAYKPLNWMSPPCRLTEDDSGPMPVWVVENKTGEQLRITVEAIEHDSSHELGVDPGLVKDGVEAHLQELLAEHVELLGAGYTLVRREYMTAIGPVDLLCRDENGGSVAVEIKRRGEIDGVEQLTRYLELLNRDTLLAPVAGIFAAQQIKPQARTLATDRGIRCVTLDYDQMRGMDNSEFRLF from the coding sequence GTGCGTCTCGTGATCGCCCAGTGCACTGTTGACTACGTCGGACGTCTGACCGCACATCTACCGTCGGCGCGGCGCCTGCTGCTGATCAAGGCCGACGGTTCGGTGAGCGTGCACGCCGACGACCGCGCCTACAAGCCGCTGAACTGGATGAGCCCGCCGTGCCGGCTCACCGAGGACGACTCGGGCCCGATGCCGGTCTGGGTGGTCGAGAACAAGACCGGCGAACAGCTGCGGATCACCGTCGAGGCCATCGAACACGACTCCAGCCACGAACTCGGCGTCGATCCCGGCCTGGTCAAGGACGGCGTCGAGGCCCACCTGCAGGAGCTGCTGGCCGAACACGTCGAGCTGTTGGGCGCCGGGTACACCCTGGTGCGGCGCGAGTACATGACCGCCATCGGGCCCGTCGACCTGCTGTGCCGCGACGAGAACGGCGGATCGGTGGCCGTGGAAATCAAGCGCCGCGGCGAGATCGACGGGGTCGAGCAGCTCACCCGCTACCTCGAACTGCTCAACCGCGACACCCTGCTCGCGCCGGTGGCGGGGATCTTCGCCGCCCAGCAGATCAAGCCGCAGGCCCGCACGCTGGCCACCGATCGCGGCATCCGCTGCGTGACGCTGGATTACGACCAGATGCGCGGGATGGACAACTCCGAGTTCCGGTTGTTCTGA
- a CDS encoding DUF3817 domain-containing protein has product MAAMTSAFDLRSVAGRFRVVALLEAVSWVGLLIGMYFKYLGTPRTEIGVKIFGPAHGAVFVAFVVAAFLAGIAFTWAAGTWLLAIVASIVPLGSVIFLMWADRTGRMGEAAAVAAMSQPGQPAPETT; this is encoded by the coding sequence ATGGCGGCCATGACTAGCGCCTTCGATCTGCGATCCGTCGCCGGCCGGTTCCGTGTGGTCGCCCTGCTGGAAGCGGTCAGCTGGGTGGGACTGCTGATCGGGATGTACTTCAAGTACCTCGGCACGCCGCGCACCGAGATCGGCGTCAAGATCTTCGGTCCGGCGCACGGCGCAGTGTTCGTCGCCTTCGTGGTGGCCGCGTTCCTGGCCGGCATCGCGTTCACCTGGGCGGCCGGCACGTGGCTGCTCGCGATCGTCGCGAGCATCGTGCCGCTGGGCAGTGTGATCTTCCTCATGTGGGCGGACCGCACCGGCCGGATGGGTGAGGCCGCCGCGGTGGCCGCGATGTCGCAACCAGGGCAGCCAGCACCGGAAACGACGTGA